One genomic segment of Vagococcus intermedius includes these proteins:
- a CDS encoding phosphatase PAP2 family protein — translation MILGYTVKFYEKSLSFIDVPLTALIRSTLTSSSTQFYTLITQFGSVLPLSLLTLLSSILLLYNKRRIESIWLIINAALVAGLGNYAIKYIFMRPRPDLEQLTPVTHYSFPSGHAMGSLLFYGTMIVLTQLLIKNKPIKYTIQLFLGLLILLIGISRVYLGVHFPTDIIGGYLLGLAWLLASYPFFQKKRFIWRFKSKQH, via the coding sequence ATGATCTTAGGTTATACTGTTAAGTTTTATGAAAAAAGTCTCTCTTTTATTGATGTGCCCTTAACCGCTTTAATCAGAAGTACTTTGACAAGCAGTAGCACTCAATTTTATACGTTGATCACTCAGTTTGGAAGCGTACTTCCTTTAAGTTTATTAACTCTACTAAGTAGCATCCTCTTACTTTATAATAAACGTCGGATTGAGAGCATTTGGCTGATTATTAATGCTGCTTTAGTTGCTGGCTTAGGTAACTATGCAATAAAATATATCTTTATGAGACCTAGACCTGATTTAGAACAGTTAACGCCTGTTACCCATTATAGTTTTCCAAGTGGACATGCTATGGGGAGTCTACTTTTTTATGGCACCATGATCGTTTTAACACAACTTTTAATAAAAAATAAACCTATAAAATACACTATTCAACTATTTCTTGGCCTCTTAATTTTACTAATTGGTATCAGTCGCGTTTACCTTGGTGTCCATTTCCCTACAGATATTATTGGTGGCTATCTTTTAGGTCTAGCTTGGTTACTAGCTAGCTATCCATTTTTTCAAAAAAAACGCTTTATTTGGCGTTTTAAAAGCAAACAACATTAA
- a CDS encoding DUF1700 domain-containing protein, with product MNKEHFLTELKIHLKGLPPKKITYILNMYNEKFDKLIGEGQTEQYISKSLGQPDQIASTILKEFGIAPKNVATPHDDWQEFTDKQNYHPYSESSECNNHRPKPASFFIRFCQIVGVLAFNFLFMIWMIFAGLCCLFAAWAVVLVLAICPIAGVIAFFLTIGSVAFFQLFFGTALGGLGLIGIAIMLPLTKYSFRFLRYYWQWTMKTLRGEY from the coding sequence ATGAATAAAGAACATTTTTTAACTGAACTAAAAATCCACCTTAAAGGTCTTCCACCCAAAAAAATTACTTATATCTTAAATATGTACAATGAAAAATTTGATAAGTTAATCGGCGAGGGACAAACCGAACAATACATTTCAAAATCACTTGGTCAGCCGGATCAAATAGCCTCAACTATTTTAAAGGAATTTGGTATAGCACCTAAAAATGTTGCCACTCCTCATGATGACTGGCAAGAATTTACTGACAAACAAAATTATCATCCCTACTCTGAAAGCTCTGAATGTAACAATCATCGGCCAAAACCGGCATCATTTTTCATCCGATTCTGCCAAATAGTTGGCGTCCTAGCCTTTAATTTCTTATTTATGATTTGGATGATATTTGCCGGATTATGTTGTTTATTTGCCGCTTGGGCTGTGGTTCTTGTTTTAGCTATCTGTCCGATTGCTGGTGTAATTGCTTTCTTTTTGACAATTGGTTCCGTGGCTTTTTTCCAATTATTCTTTGGTACCGCTCTTGGTGGATTAGGGTTAATCGGTATCGCCATTATGCTACCACTTACTAAATATAGTTTCCGTTTCCTACGCTATTATTGGCAATGGACAATGAAAACATTACGAGGAGAATACTAA
- a CDS encoding MDR family MFS transporter, which yields MAGFVNIRKSIRKGSGKVNKRETNVKIVTLTVFIAIFMTAIEATIVSTAMPTIAGQLKGGEIMSWVFSIYLLTNAMMTPIYGKLVDRVGRKPVFLFGIVVFIIGSSLCGISGSMLELIVYRAIQGIGAGAIMPVAMTIIADIYPLEKRAKILGLSSAFWGIASVVGPLCGGFIVDTIGWHWIFFVNVPIGILLVILTMIFLVEPKNEHKKQPIDVAGSLSLMMLLLALLYGFQTLSEPAGASLITVICFALVIIFGVVFTRVEKKAKDPVISLDLFKNSTFMIVNLIAALVSGFLMGIDVYIPMWMQGVLGLKAALGGMALAPLSFTWVIGSFVAGRLLEKTTTKKALTIGLFIIIVGGVFLANVPVTTPFWAFCLISAWTGIGLGITITCTTVKAQSSVSEDNIGVATSFNTLSRTLGQTIMVSIFGVVLNNHFNKEMVVQSGLGVKREMIDQLSSHETLNLLDPKLVEPLRNILYTGLHTVYFVGIILLVAAFILNRFQKSERLIK from the coding sequence ATTGCAATCTTTATGACAGCGATTGAAGCTACGATTGTTTCAACAGCAATGCCAACAATAGCTGGTCAATTAAAGGGCGGCGAAATCATGAGTTGGGTATTTTCAATCTATCTGTTAACTAATGCGATGATGACACCAATCTATGGTAAGTTAGTCGACCGTGTAGGACGTAAACCGGTCTTTTTATTTGGGATTGTGGTATTTATCATTGGATCATCTTTATGTGGTATTTCAGGAAGTATGTTAGAATTGATTGTCTATCGTGCAATTCAAGGTATCGGGGCAGGAGCGATTATGCCAGTAGCGATGACAATTATTGCTGATATTTATCCGTTAGAAAAACGTGCGAAAATATTAGGTCTAAGTAGTGCTTTTTGGGGTATTGCTAGTGTAGTAGGTCCATTATGTGGTGGCTTTATTGTAGATACAATTGGTTGGCATTGGATTTTCTTTGTTAATGTACCAATTGGTATTTTATTAGTAATATTAACTATGATTTTCCTAGTAGAACCTAAAAATGAACATAAGAAACAGCCAATTGATGTAGCAGGTAGTTTATCGTTGATGATGTTACTATTGGCTTTACTGTATGGGTTCCAAACATTAAGTGAGCCAGCAGGAGCAAGTCTTATTACTGTCATTTGTTTTGCTTTAGTTATTATTTTTGGAGTTGTCTTTACTCGTGTTGAGAAAAAAGCAAAAGATCCAGTTATTTCTCTAGACTTGTTTAAAAATTCAACGTTTATGATTGTTAATTTAATTGCAGCTTTGGTAAGTGGTTTCCTAATGGGGATCGACGTCTATATTCCAATGTGGATGCAAGGAGTCTTGGGCTTGAAGGCAGCTTTAGGTGGTATGGCGTTAGCACCTTTATCCTTTACTTGGGTGATTGGCTCATTTGTTGCAGGTCGCTTACTTGAAAAAACAACGACTAAAAAAGCTTTAACAATTGGTTTATTTATTATTATTGTTGGGGGAGTATTCCTAGCTAATGTCCCAGTAACAACACCATTTTGGGCTTTCTGCTTGATTTCAGCTTGGACAGGGATTGGTTTAGGAATTACAATTACGTGTACAACCGTTAAAGCACAAAGTAGCGTCTCAGAGGATAATATTGGGGTAGCAACTTCATTTAATACATTGAGTCGTACTTTAGGTCAAACTATCATGGTTTCAATTTTTGGAGTAGTATTGAATAATCACTTTAATAAAGAAATGGTAGTACAAAGTGGTTTAGGAGTAAAACGTGAAATGATTGATCAATTGTCAAGTCATGAAACCTTGAACCTTTTAGATCCAAAATTGGTGGAACCATTGCGAAATATCTTATATACAGGTTTGCATACAGTCTATTTTGTTGGAATTATTTTACTTGTAGCAGCTTTTATTTTAAATAGATTCCAAAAATCAGAACGTCTAATCAAATAG
- a CDS encoding class I SAM-dependent methyltransferase, producing MLKTALNNSHELLTEIIEPGDLVVDGTVGNGFDTLFLAKLVGKSGKVIGFDVQEQAINTTTEKLLAEKLLSRVDLHHKGHEALETMLTAQDKVKAAIFNLGYLPKSDKSIITKSDTTLTALKALLSHLTPKGRIIIVIYYGHEGGLSEKDAVLNYVKNIPQADFNVLSYQFINQKNNPPILIAIEKKAKKHAP from the coding sequence ATGTTAAAAACAGCCTTAAATAATAGCCATGAGCTATTAACCGAAATTATAGAGCCTGGTGACTTAGTCGTTGATGGGACTGTTGGTAATGGCTTTGATACCCTTTTTCTCGCGAAATTAGTTGGGAAATCTGGTAAGGTGATTGGCTTCGATGTTCAAGAGCAAGCGATCAACACCACAACTGAAAAACTCTTAGCAGAAAAATTATTATCAAGAGTTGACTTACACCATAAAGGACATGAAGCTTTAGAAACAATGTTAACTGCACAAGATAAAGTAAAAGCAGCCATTTTTAACTTAGGTTATTTGCCAAAAAGTGATAAAAGTATTATCACTAAAAGTGATACGACTCTCACTGCTTTAAAGGCTCTTTTATCTCACTTAACACCAAAGGGACGTATCATCATTGTAATCTACTATGGTCATGAGGGAGGACTATCAGAAAAAGATGCGGTCCTAAATTACGTTAAAAATATTCCTCAAGCAGATTTTAATGTCCTATCTTACCAATTTATCAATCAAAAAAACAATCCACCGATTCTAATCGCAATCGAAAAAAAAGCCAAGAAGCATGCTCCTTAA
- a CDS encoding putative polysaccharide biosynthesis protein, with translation MQIPEENFEQKDVESKKKMLRGSIWMTVGSVVSRLMGAIYIIPWYAWMGTDAKVANNLFTKGYNIYALFLMIATAGIPGAIAKQISHYNSLNEYGLSRKLFKKSMTVMMGFGVLCASVMFFAAPILAAGDKDLIPTMRALSVGLLIFPCMSVIRGYFQGNHNMMPSAVSQMIEQFARVFYMLLATYIIMKVGEGDYVKAVTHSTFAAFIGMLAAFGTLLWFYRKQSREMQMLEATSDNKLEISTTGLLKDMMIEAFPFIIIGSAITIFKIIDQYTFESIMTNTTAYTSTQIKELFTLFSANPDKLTMITISIATSLSVTSLPLVTEAFTMKNHKGLARLVSDNIQLFFFVMIPATMGMIVLAYPLNTLFYEPDKLGASVLVEACYLGIILGFYMLASTTLQGLYGNKRALICLAIGLVVKAIIQYPFIIQFQVYGPLLATGVSVLVAGLLTVRAVQDITKFDMSLTARRTLLIFVLSVIMTIVALIMRKVSYLVLSPDSKVQAFFIIIFVATAGGVVYSYLALKLKLADKLIGEKAESFRRKLHIS, from the coding sequence ATGCAAATACCAGAAGAAAATTTTGAACAAAAGGATGTTGAGTCCAAGAAGAAAATGCTTCGTGGCTCTATCTGGATGACAGTTGGTAGTGTGGTATCTAGGCTAATGGGAGCAATTTATATTATCCCGTGGTACGCTTGGATGGGGACAGATGCAAAAGTAGCGAATAATTTATTTACCAAAGGCTATAATATTTATGCATTATTTTTAATGATAGCTACAGCAGGGATTCCTGGCGCAATTGCCAAACAAATCTCTCATTATAACTCTTTAAATGAATATGGCTTAAGTCGTAAGTTATTTAAAAAGTCGATGACGGTAATGATGGGATTTGGTGTTTTATGTGCTAGTGTGATGTTTTTTGCAGCACCAATCTTAGCAGCAGGGGATAAGGATCTTATTCCAACAATGCGTGCTTTAAGTGTGGGATTATTGATTTTCCCATGTATGAGTGTGATTCGTGGGTACTTCCAAGGTAATCATAATATGATGCCTTCGGCTGTCTCACAAATGATTGAGCAATTTGCTCGCGTTTTTTATATGTTATTGGCGACTTATATTATTATGAAGGTCGGAGAAGGGGACTACGTTAAAGCGGTAACTCATTCAACTTTTGCGGCATTTATTGGAATGTTAGCAGCTTTTGGGACGCTGTTATGGTTCTATCGTAAACAGTCACGCGAGATGCAAATGTTAGAAGCAACGAGTGACAATAAGTTAGAGATTTCAACAACTGGTTTATTGAAAGATATGATGATTGAGGCATTCCCTTTCATTATTATTGGCTCAGCGATTACTATCTTTAAAATTATTGACCAATATACGTTTGAAAGTATTATGACCAATACAACAGCGTACACGTCAACTCAAATTAAAGAATTATTTACCTTGTTTAGTGCCAACCCAGATAAATTGACGATGATTACTATTTCAATTGCAACGTCACTATCTGTGACGAGTTTACCTCTTGTAACAGAAGCTTTTACGATGAAAAATCATAAAGGCTTAGCTCGCTTAGTTAGTGATAATATCCAATTGTTCTTCTTTGTAATGATCCCTGCTACAATGGGAATGATTGTCTTAGCCTATCCATTAAATACGTTATTTTATGAACCAGATAAGTTAGGAGCTTCTGTTTTAGTTGAAGCATGTTATTTAGGTATTATTTTAGGATTTTATATGTTAGCTTCGACTACTTTACAAGGATTATATGGTAATAAACGCGCCTTGATTTGTTTAGCTATTGGCTTGGTAGTCAAAGCGATTATTCAATATCCGTTTATTATTCAATTCCAAGTTTATGGACCTTTATTAGCAACAGGTGTGAGTGTTTTAGTTGCAGGTCTTCTAACGGTTCGTGCGGTTCAGGACATAACGAAGTTTGACATGTCGTTAACAGCTCGCCGAACATTATTAATTTTTGTATTAAGTGTTATTATGACGATAGTCGCACTCATCATGCGTAAGGTAAGTTATCTAGTGTTGAGTCCAGATAGTAAGGTTCAAGCTTTCTTCATTATTATATTTGTTGCAACTGCAGGTGGTGTAGTGTATAGCTATCTAGCTTTAAAATTAAAGCTAGCTGATAAATTAATTGGTGAAAAGGCTGAAAGTTTCCGTCGTAAACTACATATTAGTTAA
- a CDS encoding TIGR01212 family radical SAM protein (This family includes YhcC from E. coli K-12, an uncharacterized radical SAM protein.) has translation MNNFIYTNDPTKAYHTWNYCLRQEFGEKIFKVPIDAGFDCPNRDGTVARGGCTFCSVSGSGDMILAPTDPLPEQFQSETKRMHEKWPGVTNYLVYFQNFTNTHGTAETIRQRFEQVLNEPGVVGLSIGTRPDCLPDDVIEYLAELNERFYLWVELGLQTTYEHTSHKINRAHDYQTYLTGVEKLRKHNIRVCTHLINGLPGETPEMMLENVRRTILDSDIQGIKLHLMHLMTNTRMVRDYVSGELQLMTKEDYVNVICDQLELIPPEIVIHRLTGDAPRDSIIGPMWSLKKWEVLNAIDAELKKRQSWQGKYNIREV, from the coding sequence ATGAACAATTTTATTTATACAAATGACCCTACCAAGGCTTATCACACTTGGAATTACTGCTTACGGCAAGAATTCGGCGAAAAAATTTTTAAAGTCCCAATTGATGCAGGCTTTGACTGCCCAAATCGTGATGGGACTGTAGCTCGTGGTGGGTGTACCTTTTGTAGTGTATCAGGTTCTGGAGACATGATATTAGCACCCACTGATCCCCTACCTGAACAATTTCAAAGTGAAACTAAACGCATGCATGAGAAATGGCCTGGTGTAACTAACTATTTGGTCTATTTTCAAAATTTTACTAATACTCATGGAACTGCCGAAACAATTCGCCAAAGATTTGAACAGGTTCTTAATGAGCCTGGTGTCGTAGGACTCTCAATCGGAACACGTCCTGATTGCTTGCCTGATGATGTCATTGAATATCTTGCAGAATTAAATGAGCGCTTTTATCTGTGGGTAGAACTTGGATTACAAACGACTTATGAACACACGAGTCATAAAATAAATCGTGCTCATGATTATCAAACATATCTAACTGGTGTTGAGAAATTGCGTAAACATAATATCCGTGTGTGTACCCATTTAATTAACGGCTTACCTGGTGAGACCCCTGAGATGATGCTTGAAAATGTTAGACGGACTATTTTAGATTCCGATATTCAAGGAATCAAACTCCATCTAATGCATCTTATGACTAATACACGAATGGTACGCGACTACGTTTCTGGTGAGTTACAATTAATGACCAAAGAAGATTACGTTAATGTTATCTGTGATCAACTTGAACTTATTCCCCCAGAAATAGTTATTCACCGCTTAACAGGGGATGCTCCTAGAGACAGTATTATTGGACCCATGTGGAGTTTAAAAAAATGGGAAGTCTTAAATGCCATTGACGCTGAATTAAAAAAACGGCAAAGTTGGCAAGGAAAATATAATATTAGAGAGGTTTGA
- a CDS encoding DUF4097 family beta strand repeat-containing protein, with product MKKRIIALASIGTVLLTVGAIGSITYFNKAEKQARTTIKETYKPHNHQELVLNLHGNTVYDIRTSDDNKFHLSGNLYTLDNNQSLTWQPNEKNNKTIVPVTFKESTKPSLDFGFNLWNDQRNSVKIDIPSTYKEITIKNTSYGHLNLDGIKTKKLHVENKKGAISLEDIKADQAEITSDSSSINAIRNHLDGELILKSTHGEINILDLTAKKLTAETINNNLFAENITADFEAKSEYGDINLTNIIGKVQTENTNGYTSWYQEKIIEDSDLNSINGGINLELERLPRNIELNATSKLGDISLLDSDKEALKIGRNQPKVSLETSSGDIYVTSDEDTDED from the coding sequence ATGAAAAAGCGTATCATTGCCCTTGCCTCAATTGGAACAGTTTTACTGACCGTTGGCGCTATTGGTTCAATAACTTATTTTAATAAAGCTGAAAAACAAGCTCGGACAACTATTAAAGAAACATATAAACCACATAACCATCAGGAATTAGTCCTAAATCTACATGGAAATACTGTTTATGATATCCGAACCTCTGATGATAATAAGTTTCATCTCTCAGGAAATCTTTATACACTCGACAATAATCAAAGTTTAACTTGGCAACCTAATGAAAAAAACAACAAAACTATCGTTCCGGTCACCTTTAAAGAGTCAACTAAACCATCTTTAGACTTTGGGTTTAATTTGTGGAATGATCAACGAAATTCTGTAAAGATAGATATCCCCTCTACTTATAAAGAAATTACCATTAAAAATACCTCTTATGGCCATCTCAATCTAGATGGTATTAAGACAAAAAAATTGCATGTAGAAAATAAAAAAGGCGCCATTTCTCTAGAAGATATCAAAGCTGACCAAGCCGAAATCACTAGTGATTCTAGCTCCATCAACGCTATTAGAAATCATTTAGATGGCGAATTGATCCTCAAATCAACTCATGGGGAAATCAATATCTTAGATCTAACTGCTAAAAAATTAACAGCTGAGACGATAAATAATAATCTTTTTGCTGAAAATATCACAGCTGATTTCGAAGCTAAAAGTGAGTATGGTGACATTAACTTAACTAATATAATTGGAAAAGTCCAAACAGAAAATACCAATGGCTACACATCCTGGTATCAAGAAAAAATAATCGAAGATAGCGACTTAAATTCAATTAATGGCGGTATTAATTTGGAATTAGAACGACTGCCACGTAATATTGAACTTAACGCAACAAGTAAATTAGGCGATATCTCACTGTTAGATAGTGACAAAGAAGCCCTTAAAATTGGACGCAATCAACCAAAGGTCTCTTTGGAAACTAGTTCAGGAGACATCTATGTAACAAGTGATGAAGACACTGATGAAGACTAG
- the leuS gene encoding leucine--tRNA ligase, whose translation MAYQHNEIEKKWQTYWAEHGTFKTTEEKGKDNFYALDMFPYPSGQGLHVGHPEGYTATDILSRMKRSQGYNVLHPMGWDAFGLPAEQYALDTGNDPAEFTQKNIEVFRRQINSLGFSYDWEREINTTDPSYYKWTQWIFTKLFEKGLAYEAEIPVNWCPALGTVLANEEVIDGKSERGDHPVYRVPMKQWMLKITAYADRLIDDLAEVDWPENIKDMQRNWIGRSEGATVTFKLADMDRTFDVFTTRPDTLFGATYAVLAPELALVKEITVPEKMAEVEAYIEEAAKKSELMRTELAKEKTGVFTGAYAINPVTGEMMPIWIADYVLATYGTGAIMAVPAHDERDYEFAKTFDLTITPVLEGGDIEKEAYIGDGLHINSDFLNGLDKPTAITKMLEWLEAEKVGKKEVSYRLRDWLFSRQRYWGEPIPVIHWEDGTMTTVPEEELPLILPVTRDIKPSGTGESPLANIEDWVNVVDPKTGMKGRRETNTMPQWAGSSWYYLRYIDPNNSDALADPEKLKEWLPVDMYIGGAEHAVLHLLYARFWHKFLYDCGIVPTKEPFQKLFNQGMILGSDNNKMSKSKGNVVNPDDVVAEYGADTLRLYEMFMGPLDAAIAWNEKGLEGSRKFLDRVWRLILDDDNKLRDRVTTHNDGNLTKVYHQTVKKVTEDFEHLHFNTAISQLMVFVNEANKQEALPVEYIRGFVQLLAPVAPHMCEELWQVLGHSESLTYVAWPTYEEKYLVEDELEIVLQVNGKVRAKVTIERDTAKEDLEKLALNNELILEQLSGKTVRKVIAIPNKLVNIVAN comes from the coding sequence ATGGCGTATCAACATAATGAGATTGAAAAAAAATGGCAAACATATTGGGCTGAGCATGGCACATTTAAGACAACAGAAGAGAAAGGGAAAGATAATTTTTATGCGCTAGATATGTTCCCTTATCCATCAGGGCAAGGGCTTCATGTTGGACATCCTGAGGGATATACAGCAACAGATATTTTATCACGTATGAAGCGTAGTCAAGGCTACAATGTTTTACACCCTATGGGATGGGATGCTTTTGGCTTACCAGCCGAACAATATGCTTTAGATACTGGAAATGATCCAGCGGAGTTTACTCAAAAGAATATTGAAGTTTTCCGTCGTCAAATCAATTCACTAGGTTTTAGTTATGACTGGGAACGCGAAATCAATACAACAGATCCAAGTTACTATAAATGGACTCAGTGGATTTTTACCAAATTATTTGAAAAAGGCTTGGCCTATGAAGCAGAAATTCCAGTTAACTGGTGCCCAGCTTTAGGGACAGTTTTGGCTAATGAAGAAGTTATTGATGGGAAATCAGAACGTGGTGATCACCCTGTTTATCGTGTCCCAATGAAACAATGGATGTTAAAAATCACAGCGTATGCAGACCGTTTGATTGATGATTTAGCAGAAGTCGACTGGCCTGAAAATATTAAAGATATGCAACGTAACTGGATTGGTCGTTCTGAAGGAGCAACTGTTACCTTTAAACTTGCGGATATGGATCGAACTTTTGATGTCTTTACGACAAGACCCGACACGTTATTTGGAGCGACTTATGCCGTATTAGCACCAGAATTAGCCTTAGTAAAAGAAATCACAGTACCTGAAAAAATGGCTGAAGTTGAAGCGTATATTGAAGAAGCTGCTAAAAAATCAGAATTGATGCGTACAGAATTAGCTAAAGAAAAAACTGGGGTCTTTACAGGAGCTTATGCCATTAACCCTGTAACTGGTGAAATGATGCCTATCTGGATTGCAGATTACGTGTTAGCAACTTATGGGACAGGAGCGATTATGGCTGTTCCAGCTCATGATGAACGCGATTATGAATTTGCTAAAACTTTTGATTTAACTATTACACCAGTTCTTGAAGGTGGCGATATTGAAAAAGAAGCTTATATTGGAGACGGTCTGCATATCAATTCCGACTTCCTAAATGGTTTAGATAAACCAACAGCTATAACTAAAATGTTAGAATGGTTAGAAGCTGAAAAAGTTGGTAAAAAAGAAGTTAGTTATCGCTTACGTGACTGGTTATTCTCACGTCAACGTTATTGGGGCGAGCCAATTCCAGTTATTCACTGGGAAGATGGCACAATGACCACAGTTCCAGAGGAAGAGTTACCTTTGATATTACCTGTAACACGTGACATAAAACCAAGTGGAACAGGCGAGTCTCCTTTAGCTAATATTGAAGATTGGGTGAATGTTGTCGATCCTAAAACAGGAATGAAAGGTCGCCGTGAAACAAATACAATGCCACAGTGGGCAGGTAGTTCATGGTATTACTTACGCTACATCGATCCAAATAATAGCGACGCTTTGGCTGATCCTGAGAAATTAAAAGAGTGGTTACCAGTAGATATGTATATTGGTGGGGCAGAACATGCCGTACTTCATTTATTATATGCTCGTTTCTGGCATAAATTCTTGTACGACTGTGGCATTGTGCCAACTAAAGAACCATTCCAAAAATTATTTAATCAAGGCATGATTTTAGGTAGTGATAACAATAAAATGTCTAAATCTAAAGGGAATGTTGTGAATCCAGATGACGTTGTTGCGGAATATGGTGCGGATACCTTACGTTTATATGAAATGTTTATGGGACCACTTGATGCAGCAATCGCTTGGAATGAAAAAGGCTTAGAAGGCAGTCGTAAATTCTTAGACCGGGTGTGGCGTTTGATTTTAGATGATGACAATAAATTGCGAGACCGTGTGACAACGCATAATGATGGTAACTTAACAAAAGTTTATCATCAAACAGTCAAAAAAGTAACCGAAGATTTTGAACACTTACACTTTAATACAGCTATCTCACAATTAATGGTTTTCGTTAATGAAGCCAATAAACAAGAAGCTTTGCCTGTTGAATATATAAGAGGATTTGTACAATTATTGGCACCTGTAGCCCCACATATGTGTGAAGAATTATGGCAAGTTCTAGGACATTCAGAAAGTTTAACTTATGTTGCTTGGCCAACTTATGAAGAAAAGTATTTGGTAGAAGATGAGTTAGAGATTGTTTTACAAGTTAATGGCAAGGTCCGTGCTAAAGTTACTATTGAACGTGATACTGCTAAAGAAGACTTAGAAAAATTAGCCTTAAATAATGAGCTTATTTTAGAACAATTAAGTGGTAAAACGGTCCGTAAGGTGATTGCGATTCCAAATAAATTAGTTAATATTGTTGCTAATTAA